From the Mastigocladopsis repens PCC 10914 genome, the window TGTTTCAAGTTTTTGTATATTATCAAACTTAACCAGGAAGTACAACTTAGCAAAGAATCACATTGGCGTTATGGCGCTGGTGTGACAATTGTGTGACATTGAGCGCGATTTTTACAACAGAAAACTAGCCCTACCTACATATGCAGGCAAGGGCAGAAACTTGTTTTATTCAATTATTCACTTACTCACATTATGACAGACGCAAAGACTCAAGGAAAGTTTTATCCACTTAAACATGAGGAATGGTTAAGAGCTTGCCGGGAATTAACGCCAGCACAGAAAGATGTGCTGTACTACATTCGCACGCTTTCACCGCATAACAATGGGATTGAAATTAATGCGGACTTGATAGCAAGCCAACTGTCATCGCCAGAGCATACAGTCCACAGCCAAACTGTAAGCCGCGCCTTGAAAGAACTAGATGCTAAGGGATTCATCGACCTATCCAGCTTCAGCCTAGTTGCCATCTTTGAGGAGGTGCAGCCATGATACCCAAGCCACAAAGGGACGAACAGGGTAGGGTTCAAGGTGAATTTTACCCTCTTCAAAAAGCAGAGCTTATTGCCCTCCGTAAAGCCAAGCTGATAAACAATGCTGCCTTTGTTCACCTGGCGCTCAGGTACGAGAACCCTTACTGCGACCGCCCTATTACGGTTATTCCTAAAGAGTTCGCGCTGCGGTGGCTCCTCCCAGAAAGCAGTGTCTATGAGGCGATCGCCAAGCTTAAGGCAGCTGGAGTTTTACCAGAGTGGGTCAGATTACAAAAAGCTGAGTACACAGATACTGAGCGTCAAATACGCGCTCGCCTCAAAGATGAACTCGGTGGTGAAGTCGAAGTCATTACCGCTGTGGGTCGCATTGACTTACTCACAGAGTCAGAGGTTATTGAAATCAAGGAAATAAACAATTGGAAAGAAGCGTTAGGAAAGATTCTCGCTTACGCAACCTTCTTTCCAGAACATAGTAAGCGAATACACTTGTTTGGGCGTCCCGATTTGACAAAACTGGCGCTAGCTCAAGCAACCTGCTCGGAGTTTGGGATTACTGTAACTTTTGAGGAGGTGGAACTGTGAGTAAAGCATCTAGGGAAAAAATTGGTGTACCATTCCACCCCCTCACCGCAGAAGAGGTTAGACAGTGGTATCGGGACAAACTTTTGACGACTGCTGGCTATTTGCTAGCTATTAAAAAAGTTACAAGGCTTCCTGGTACTAATCTTGTCATCACCAACGTTCTAAAATTCTGCGAAGAGTGGGAAATTAGTAAATCTGCCTTCTACCGTGCAGTCAATGAACTTAGACAAAAAGGATACATTGATTGGGAAGTTACTCACGGAATAATTCTTCAAGAGTCTAAGAAAGTTATTCCTTTAAGAGAGAAAAAGTGTCCCACAAGCGGGACAGATTCCCACGAGCGGGACACAGATTCCCACGAGCGGGACACAGATTCCCACGAGCGGGACACAGATTCCCACGAGCGGGACACAGATTCCCACGAGCGGGAAAATAAAAGCCTGAAACCCTCACCAAATCTAGATTCCAGCACTCCTCAGATCTATCAGATCTATTCAGAGTTTATTCAGACTCTCTCAGAAGCGGAGAGAGAGAATTTTGAAAAATTTGTCAGGGACTCTTGGAGAAAGATAACCGCCAAGAATGGGGAGCCAGGGAAGGAAATTATCAGCCTAGAAAGGTTTCTCAATAAACCCTCAGACTTGAAAAACTGGTGGCAGAAATTTTTAAATTCCCCTGAGGGTCGCCAAGCAAAGAAGAAAGCCGCAACCGGACACGATTGGCACAATCACCCGCGCTTCAATGAATGGATTTGGGCAGCTTTTGAACGCGGTTATGAGTGGGTACACGAAAACGAAGCGGAGCGAGAGGTGCGTCAAGCCTTTCATGACTGGGCTTTTGCGGTTAATGCTTTTGAGGGGGTGTGCGTATGAACTTCCCACAATTACCCCGCGAACCCATTCGCCCAGAACGCTCAAAACCAGAGGCAGAAAAGGAACTTTGGCAACCAACGTGGAAATGCTTCTGCTGCCAAGATACGGGGAAAGTCCAGCTTCACCTGATTCGGTTAGTCATTCCAGATTACGACCACCACCAGGATAAATCCGTGGTTTGTCAAAATCCCCAGTGCCAAGCTGGGGAAATGATTCGAGGCAACCCCAACTACGACCAACGCTTTACGGCTAGCATCTGCGCCAAATTAGACAAATTTTCCCGTGAGGACTGGCGATTAACACAAGCGCGAAAGTTTGTCAACATCAAAGCTTTATCTGAAAAGATAGCGATGCCGGGAAGCTGTACTCGCACAGAAAACGATAACCGCGAAGTGCTTTTAAGAAAGCGTGAAATTGAAGCGATAACTCATGAGCAATGGATGGCAACGAGAAGCAAGTATTTAGGGGGTGAGTCAGATTGACTAAAGCTGACGAAGTCCGGCTGTTTGATGTTGAGCAGTACACCAAGCCCAGGCGTAAGCACAAACGCGATTGGGACGGCGGAGTAGATCCAGCTTGGGAGGACGGCAGCGCCTTTCCCCCACTGTGGAAGGTAGGCGATCGCATTCGGGTAAAAATTAGCGCCGAACTTCCTCAACGCAAAAGTTACCTGAATAGCAATGTGGGGATAGTCGCAGCCGTTAACGGTTTCTCAACGGAGGTTTTGTTCAACGAGTCCCAGAACTATGAGCCGCACACAGTCACACTCAGCAACGATTGCCTGGAACTATGCCCCAATCCAAGAGACACCTCAGCCTCTTTGCAGGAATCGGAGGATTTGAGCAAGGAATCAGAATCGCCTCTGGAGACATCACCACCAAGCAATTCGTCGAACTTGACCCCAACGCCCAAGCCGTCCTGCGCTCGCATTACCCCAACATCCCCATCCACAGCGACATTAGAGACTTTTCCCCCAGAACTGGAGAATTTGAACTCATTACCTGCGGATTTCCTTGTGTCGGGACAAGCAACGCCGGACTGCGAACCGGACTCAACCACCCAGAGTCAGCCCTTTGGTTTGAAGCCCTGCGGTGCATCGCTCTTGGCAAGCCCAGCTTCGTCATCATCGAAAATCCTCCAGGGGTTATCAGCCGAGGACTTCGAGCAATTCTTGGAGGACTCCGAATGGTCGGATATTGTTGGGATGATCCACAAATCATATCAGCAGAGGAACTCGGAGCGCCGCACGAAAGAAAAAGGCTTTTCATCATTGCCTACCCCGACCACCTACGCCAAAGGTTCCGGGAAGTGCCGACCCGCTGGGGCGACCAGATTGGAACAGTCATTGCGGAAATTTATTGCCAAGGGGGACAAGCTGCACCCAGCAGTGCCGGGGTGGATGATGGGATTCCCGCCTGGGTGGGTGGAAGAAATATTGATGGCTGGTGGGCAAGCAATATCAATACAGCTCCCTTTTACCCCGGAATGCGTCACCACACACCAAAGCGAAGGGAAGCAAACGACCTCTACGCCCGTTCAGTCTGTCCATTGCAAGCTGCGATCGCCCTCCGAAGGGTCTTGTATCTCAACAGTTTGCTGTCCTAGCTGTGAGCAACCTTTACTTCGACTTGCCGACGCCTGCGGCGTGTGCGGGTGGATGCCAAATCCCCCAGAACTGAAATCTAAAATCCAAAATCCAATTCCCCCAGAACTGAGCAAAAAGCGCTCCGCTTCTGGCTGGCTGGAACACTACACCAAAAATAAAAAGCTTAAGGATGGAACCATTGCTACTTTTCCCAGAGTAGAAGGGCATCGGGAACCAGAGGAACCATCCCACTGGTACTGGGCGTATAAATATGAAGAGAAAACCCCGATAGCTAAAAGCGCTAATGGCTTTGTCACTAGGGCTTTTAGCGTTCCTTCATCCAAGGTATATTCGGTGAGGTATGCGATCGCCTCCCACTGGTCTATCTCAGATATCTTGCAGCTCCTCAAAAGCTGTTAACAAGTTTTAGTTCTGGGGGAAAAGTCGGTATGCGATTTTCCTTCTTGACACAGAAGGGCATGGCAATCGCTTCTCGCTGGTCTATCTCAGATATCTTGCAGCTCCTCAAAAGCTGTTAACAGGTTTTAGTTCTGGGGGAAAAGTCGGTATGCGATTTTCCTTCTTGACACAGAAGGGCATGGCGATTGCATTCTGGCACTGGCAAGAAAGTGCAATCGCCTCCCGCTGGTCTATCTCAGATATCTTGCAGCTCCTCAAAAGCTGTTAACAAGTTTTAGTTCTGGGGCTAAGGTGTACTAAGAAGCGCTCGCCCTCGCGAATGAGAGAGCAGTTCGAGCTTGATTAGTGAGAGAATTTATTCTTACAATTTGCTACCGTGTCGCACTGCACACTTTCAAAAGCCAGTTCAAAACTACCCATCAAAGGACAGTGAACAACCCCCAAACTGAATTCGATACCCCCTGGAAAGACATACTACAGCAATATTTTGAGGATTTTATTCTGTTTTTCTTCCCCCAAGCTCATAGCGAAATCTCCTGGAGCCGGGGCTTTGAGTTCTTGGACAAAGAACTGCAACAAGTGGTGCGGGATGCAGAACTAGGGCGGCGGCTGGTCGATAAACTCGTTAAGATTTATCGCACCGGGGGCGAAGAAGCATGGGTCTTGATTCATGTAGAAATCCAAAGCCAGGAAGAAAGCGACTTTGCCGAGCGGATGTTTGTGTACAACTACCGCATCTACGACCGTTACAAGCGCTCGGTCGCTTCTTTAGCGGTACTGGGAGACGAGCGCGCAAGCTGGCGACCAAATCAATTTGGCTATCAGTTATTTGGCTGTGAAGTCGGCTTTAGGTTTCCAGTAGTGAAATTGCTAGACTACCAAGAGCAGTGGTCAGAGTTAGAAGCCAGCCGCAACCCCTTTGCTACTGTAGTCATGGCTCATTTAAAAGCAATAGAAACCCGCAATAATCGCCCCTTACGCAAACAGTGGAAGCTAACTCTCACTAAGCGGCTGTACGAACAGGGCTTTTCGCGGGAAGATGTCATCAACCTGTTTCGCTTTATCGACTGGGTAATGAGCCTACCATTAGAGTTAGAGCAAGAGTTTCAGCAAGAATTAAGTCAGTACGAGGAAGAAAGACGTATGCCTTACATTACAAGTATTGAGAGAAGTGGTATCAGGCAAGGACTGTTAAAAGGCATATCCTTGGGTTTGAAGCTGAAATTTGGTGAGTCGGGTTTAAATTTATTACCAGAAATCTCTGAACTGAATGATATCAATCTATTAGAAGCAATTCTGTCAGGGCTGGAAACAGTCAGTACGGTCGAGGAGTTGCGTCAAATCTATCGCAACACGACCACCGAATAAGAGCTGTTTTGCAACAAAATCTTTATTGCAAGTAGACCAGTTATCATTTAAAACGCCTCCAGAAATCACTCTCAAAGGCGAAAGCACCCAGTTCCAGTTCTGGGGGAAAACAAGGGCGCTCGCTACCTCCTTTTCCTAGAACCAGGGATACTGAGCGCTTGGACAGCACGACGCTTAGTTTGTTCGCCGCGTCGGTCGTATCTAGCGGTTAACTCAGGACTAGCATGACCAGCTAGCCGCTGGACTGTAGAGATGTCTGCACCAGAGTCGAGCAATTCTGATATAAAAGTTCTTCTAAAATCGTGAGCAGAAAAATCAGCCACAAGAGCTTGTTCACCGCGTTTTTGCAAAATGAACAGCACCGCCTGGGGCGTTAGCCGCCGCAGAACTATGTAACCAGCTTTGTTGATATGACACAGCAGAGAACCAGCCGCCCCACCTCGGACATCGAGCCAGTCTTCTACTACCGGAATTGCCCCATCTGGTAAATACACAGTGCGGTCTTTCCCTCCTTTAGCGCCCCATACTTTTAAAGCGCCGCTATTTGGGTTAAAGTCGCTTAAGTTCAAAGAAACCACCTCAGCCCGCCGCAACCCAGAACCGCGCAGAATAGCAATGAGCGCCGCATCCCTAAAACCTGCGGGGGTGGGGTCATCAAAGCAAACTTGCATCAAATCAGCAATTTCTTTCTCAGTTAAAGCGCGTCCCTGTAACTCCTTGGACACCTTAACGTTTTGGATATCTACAGCGCGGGCAAAATCTTTTGCATCTATCAACTCCAGTCTCAAAGCTTCTTTTAAAACTCTCCTCAAAGCACACAGCATTTTGTTAGCCGTCGCTGGTGCGTACTTCTCTATCAAGGCAGCACGGACGGCGGCAGTATGTTTGTAGCGCAACGCTGCCCAGTCCAGGGTGAGAGCATCACAACTATTATCGGTTAACAGTCGGGCAATTGTATCCAAAGCTTGCCGCATCGCCGGACGTGAACCAACAGAGAGTCCTGACAAATACACCGCCACTGGATGTTCGGTTAAAGGTAGTGGTGCAGTCAGCGCTCTTGGGCAGCTGACTACATCACTTTCAGTGCGTTCACTCATTTAGTTATCCGAAACTGAGTTCTCAACCGCAGCATTCTCGTAAGTAATTAAGTAATTATCTCAGGTTTTGTTGATGTGCGATCGCTCTTTTGATGAAGTTGCGTGGGAAGCGATTGCCCTGCTCCCGCACTGCGCTCTCTTGCATCGCCGAACGTCGAACCCGCCGTCCGGTGCAGTGCGGTGTTAGACCGCACACGTATTGAAGTTGGGATTATTTATTTTGGTGTTCCTCATCCTCTGTGTCAGAAATCAACAAAACTCTTTTTCCAAACTCTTTAATATTAGGTATCCTAACTATGT encodes:
- a CDS encoding tyrosine-type recombinase/integrase; the protein is MSERTESDVVSCPRALTAPLPLTEHPVAVYLSGLSVGSRPAMRQALDTIARLLTDNSCDALTLDWAALRYKHTAAVRAALIEKYAPATANKMLCALRRVLKEALRLELIDAKDFARAVDIQNVKVSKELQGRALTEKEIADLMQVCFDDPTPAGFRDAALIAILRGSGLRRAEVVSLNLSDFNPNSGALKVWGAKGGKDRTVYLPDGAIPVVEDWLDVRGGAAGSLLCHINKAGYIVLRRLTPQAVLFILQKRGEQALVADFSAHDFRRTFISELLDSGADISTVQRLAGHASPELTARYDRRGEQTKRRAVQALSIPGSRKRR
- a CDS encoding MarR family transcriptional regulator, which codes for MTDAKTQGKFYPLKHEEWLRACRELTPAQKDVLYYIRTLSPHNNGIEINADLIASQLSSPEHTVHSQTVSRALKELDAKGFIDLSSFSLVAIFEEVQP
- a CDS encoding DNA cytosine methyltransferase: MPQSKRHLSLFAGIGGFEQGIRIASGDITTKQFVELDPNAQAVLRSHYPNIPIHSDIRDFSPRTGEFELITCGFPCVGTSNAGLRTGLNHPESALWFEALRCIALGKPSFVIIENPPGVISRGLRAILGGLRMVGYCWDDPQIISAEELGAPHERKRLFIIAYPDHLRQRFREVPTRWGDQIGTVIAEIYCQGGQAAPSSAGVDDGIPAWVGGRNIDGWWASNINTAPFYPGMRHHTPKRREANDLYARSVCPLQAAIALRRVLYLNSLLS
- a CDS encoding RpnC/YadD family protein, with the protein product MNNPQTEFDTPWKDILQQYFEDFILFFFPQAHSEISWSRGFEFLDKELQQVVRDAELGRRLVDKLVKIYRTGGEEAWVLIHVEIQSQEESDFAERMFVYNYRIYDRYKRSVASLAVLGDERASWRPNQFGYQLFGCEVGFRFPVVKLLDYQEQWSELEASRNPFATVVMAHLKAIETRNNRPLRKQWKLTLTKRLYEQGFSREDVINLFRFIDWVMSLPLELEQEFQQELSQYEEERRMPYITSIERSGIRQGLLKGISLGLKLKFGESGLNLLPEISELNDINLLEAILSGLETVSTVEELRQIYRNTTTE